AGATCTGGTCAAAGGCAAGCGCGTGCACTTGAAGGCCGAGGCCTACGGCACGGACTGCTACCCGCGCAAGGCCATCGAAAAAAACGTTTCCCTGGCCGAGCTGCGCAACGCCATCCTCTTCAACCCGCGCAACTGCTATCAAAATTACAACTGCGCCATAAACCGCACGGACAAGCTCAAATACACCTACATGGGCCCGCTCAAGTCGAATATCGGCAACGCCAACTATGCCACGGCCGGAGAGCTGAGCCCACTACTGAACGATCCGTATTTTAAAACCATCGGCCTGGGTACCCGCATCTTCCTGGGCGGAGGCGTGGGCTACGTCATCGGCGAAGGAACCCAGCATGTCCCCGACCCCCAGCGCAACGAACGCGGCGTGCCCATGAGCGCCTCGGGCACTCTCATGGTCAAGGGCGACCTCAAAGGCATGAACGCCCGTTATCTGCGCGGAGTCAGCATCGTCGGTTACGGCTGCTCCCTGGCCGTGGGCCTGGGCATCCCCATTCCCATTTTAAACGAAGAGATGGCCTGGTTCACCGGCGTGGCCGACGAGGACATTCAGGTGCCTGTGGTGGACTACGGCGAGGACTACCCGAACGGATACCCATCCAAGTACGGACACGTCAGCTTCTCCGACCTGAAAAAGGGCGTCATCACCGTGGAAGGCAAAGACGTGCCGACCACGCCCCTGACCAGCTACACCCTCTCTTTGGAAGTGGCGGAAGAGCTCAAGCGCTGGATCCAGGAAGGCAAATTTCTGCTGACCGAAGCCCAGGAACCCATTCCGGCGAGGTGAGCCGTGGCCGAACCCGTTTATTTCTGGAACCTGCGCGCCTCCCGCAAGGCTCCGTATGAAGCCAAGATCAAGCGTCTGCTCAAGCTGACCGGACTTGGCGCGGAGCTTCGCTCCGGCGATCTGGCCGCGGTCAAGCTCCATTTCGGCGAGGGCGGAGGCACGGGCCATATACGACCCCTGCAGCTTGCGCCCCTTTTGGCCTTTATCCGCAAGTGCGGAGCCAAGCCGTTCCTGACCGACACCAACACGCTCTACGTGGGTCAGCGCGGAGAGTCGGTTTCCCACTCCCTGCAGGCCGCCGCCCACGGCTACGACCCCAACGTCCTCGGCGCCCCGGTCATCATCGCCGACGGACTCAAAAGCGGCAACGAGCGGGCCGTTCCCTGTCCAGGCAGGCATTTCGAGTTCGCCTATCTGAGCGGAGACATCGTCGATGCGGACATGATGGTCACGGTCAGCCATTTCAAGGGACACGACCTGGCTGGATTCGGCGGGGCCATCAAGAACGTGGGCATGGGCTGCGCCACCCGCAAGGGCAAGATGCAGCAGCACTGCGGGCTGGGACCTGCCATCCACCCCGAGCACTGCACCGGATGCGGGCAATGCGTGGCGGTCTGCAGCCACGGCGCCCTCACCCTGGACCTGAACAGCAAAATCAGCATCGACCGCAACAAATGTGCAGGCTGCGCGGCCTGCTTTCTGGTCTGCCGCTCGGGCGGCCTGGAAGTGGACTGGCGGGTGGACGTGAACACCTTCCTTGAGCGCATGGCCGAATATGCGGCGGCCACGCTTTTGACACGATCACGACGGACCTTACATTTAAGTTTCATCCAGCAGGTCAGCCCCGGATGCGATTGCACGGGTTTTTCCGATGCGCCCATCTGCCCGGACCTGGGGCTTCTGGCCTCCTGGAACCCGGTGGCCCTGGACCAGGCCTGCCTGGACATGGTCAACCAGGCCCAGCCCCTGCACCCAAGCGCCCTCCCTGCGGACATACTGGCTGGGCAGGACAAATTCGGAGCCATTCACGGGCATGTGCGGGGCGACTACCTGCTGGAGTATGCAGCACGTCTTGGGCTCGGTTCGCGGGAATATACGCTTCAGCCCGTCTAGAGCAGGCTTTTTGGGGCACATTGCCTCTGGACAAAGAGTGTGGCATTATTATAAGTGCCCTTTCTTTGAATCAGCTTACAATTTTATCCCATTGGAGGAATACATAATGGCTCAGAAGAAAATCGAACGCAAAAAAGAGATTGATCGCCGCCGCAAACGTCGTGCCGAGCGCATCAAGGAACGTATCAAAGAAGCCAAGGCCGCTGCCAAAAAGTAGGCCCTGTTTTCAGGGAGAGAACTATGCCCATTTATGAATACTGCTGCGAAGACTGCCATCAGATCTTCGAGGAATGGCAGAAGGATTTCAAGGACAGGGAAAAAGTCTGTCCAGTCTGCGGGGGCACGTCCCAGAGGCTGATCTCCAACACCTCCTTTGTTTTAAAAGGAGGCGGCTGGTACGCGTCCGGCTACAGCAAGGAATCCGGCGGCAACGGTAAGAAAAAGGACACCTCGTCCACTCCGGCCCCGGACACAACCTCTTCGGCGACCTGACCAAGGCAGCTCCGGCTGCCTTTTTCATTTTCTGCCGCAAAACGCCTGCGGCCTCAAACATCAACCCACCCGCACCACCATGATCGATCGTTATACCCGCAAGGAAATGGGCGAGATATGGACCCTGGAACACAAATTCAGGGTCTGGCTCGAAGTTGAGCTGGCCATCTGTGAAGGCTGGCACGCCATGGGCGTCATCCCGGCCGCAGACATGGCCCCCATCAGAGAAAAGGCCGATTTCGAATTGGACCGGATTCTCGAACTCGAGGAAACCACTAAGCACGACGTCATCGCCTTCCTGACCGCCGTGGAAGAAAAGGTCGGCCCCTCGGCCAGATACATCCACCTCGGCTGCACGTCCTCGGACATCGTCGACACGGCCAACGCCGTGCTGCTGACCAGGGCGGGCCGGATCATCCTGGCCGATCTGGACAGGCTGCTCGGCACCCTGGAAACCATGGCCAAAACCCACCAGGGCAGGCTGTGCATGGGCCGCACCCACGGCATCCACGCCGAACCGACCAGCTTCGGTCTGAAGATGGCCGTGTTCCACGCCGAGTTCCAGCGCCACCGGCAGCGCTGGGTCGACGCCCTGGAGAACATCCGCTTCGGCAAGATTTCCGGCGCGGTGGGCACCTACGCCCAGCTCGAACCCGAGCTTGAGGAACGCGCCCTGACCATTCTCGGCCTTGAGGTGGACCCCATCTCGACCCAGGTCATCCAGCGCGACCGCTACGCCCAGTATTTCACCACCCTGGCGCTCATCGCCGGCGGCATCGAGCGTATCTGCGTGGAGCTTCGGCACCTGCAGCGCACCGAAGTGCTGGAAGTGGAAGAAGGTTTCGGCAAGGGCCAGAAGGGCTCCTCGGCCATGCCGCACAAGAAGAACCCCATTTCAGCCGAGAACCTGACCGGACTCTCCCGCCTGGTGCGCACCAACGCCGTGGCCGCCATGGAGAACATGGCCCTGTGGCACGAGCGCGACATCAGCCACTCGTCCGTCGAGCGCGTCATCATGCCCGATTCGACCATCATGGTGAACTACATGCTGAACCGTTTGAACGGGCTGCTTGCAAACCTGCGCATCATCCCCGAAAACATGGAGCGCAACCTGATGGGCTCCTACGGCCTCTTCTTCTCCCAGCGCGTGCTCATCGCCCTGGTGGAAGCGGGGCTGGACCGGCAGAAGGCCTACGTCATGGTCCAGGCCGTGGCCATGGACTGCTGGCGGGACCGGACCTCCTTCGAGGCCGCAGTGCGTGGAGACGCGGGCATCACTGCTCATCTCTCCCCGGCCCGCCTGGATCAGGCTTTTGATCTGAACTACTATCTGCGGCACGAACAGACCGTGCTTGACCGCGTTTTTGCGCAGGGGAAGAAAAATGATTGATCTGAAGAGGCGTCTGGCCCGTCTGCTCATCGAGAAGTCCTACCTCGAAGGCGACTTCACCCTGACCTCGGGCAAGAAGAGCGACTATTATTTCGACTGCAAGCACACGGCCCTGCATCCTGAAGGGGCCTGGCTCATCGGCAAGCTTTTTCTGGACATGATCCGCGCCAAGGGCGGGGTCACGGGCGTAGGCGGCATGACGCTGGGCGCCGACCCGCTGGTATCGAGCGTGACCGTGGTCTCCCATTTGGAGGGCTACCCTTTGCCCGGATTCATCATCCGCAAGCAGTCCAAGGGGCACGGCACCAACCAGTACCTTGAGGGGCTGAAGAACTTCGAACCGGGGCAGAGCGTCTGCCTGCTCGAAGACGTGATCACCACCGGCGGCACACTGCTCACGGCAGTCGAGCGCGTGCGCGACCAGGGCCTGAATATCGCCTGTATCATGGGCGTGCTCGACCGCGAACAGGGCGGCCGGGAGAATCTGGAAAAGGCCGGATTCGACCTGCAGACCATCTTCACCCGCAAAGAACTGCTCGAAACCGCGAAAAACTAGGGAGGCTCCGGCCTCCCCGACGTAAAACATGGGCATCTTCTTCATCCAAGCGGCCCATCGAAACATCCTTTCCTGCGCCACGGTCCGGACCACCGTCTTTCCACCCGAAACATCGGAAGTCCGGGCCATCGTCGGCGACGAGGCGGCGAAGCAGCCATGACCTTCACCAACCTGCCCCTGCGCTACATCGAAGAGCACCCACATTATCTGGACCTCTTTCTGACCCGCAAGGTGAACCCCGAGCTTGGCCTTGACGCCCTGGCCCTCAATACGTTTTCGCCCGAATGGCACAGGAGGACCGCCCGCATCTTTCATGACGCGGGCCTGACCTGCTCCGTGCACCTGCCCTTTTTCGACCTGCGCCCGGGAAGCCTCGACCCCATGATCCTGAAAGCGAGCCGGGAGCGCCTGCTGCACGCCGTGGACACGGCCCAGGTCTACGCCCCGGCCCACTTCATCGCCCACCTGGACTACAACAGCGTCATCTATTCCCATTTTAAGGACGCATGGCTTGAAAATTCCCTGCGCACCTGGGAGCTTGTACTGGATCAAACAGGAAATGCGCCGCTTTACCTTGAAAACGTGTTCGAATCGAGCCCGGACCATCATGTGCGCGTGCTGCAAGGACTTGGAGGCAAGGCCGGAGCCTGCCTGGACGTGGGGCACTGGCACTGTTTCGCTGCAGGCCGCAAACGGGGGAATCTAACGCAGTGGCTCGCGGCCCTGTCCCCCTTCCCCCTGCACCTGCATCTGCACGACAACGATGGCGAGTCCGACGCCCATCTTGGACTGGGCCAGGGCACGATCCCCTGGGACCAGCTCTGGGCCGGCCTGGCCGGCCGGGAAATCTCGGCCACTTTCGAACCGCACACAAAAGACGCCTTCCTGGTCACCCGGAACTACCTGCGCGACCACGACCTGAAGCTCTAATCAGCGCGCGTCCCAGAGATAATCGCGACATAAATCACGACACGAGCCTTGCAAATCGCGACAAATCGTGACATATCCATGTCGTGATGTGTCATCATTTGTCACGACAAGGCCCGCGCATGCATATCCCCGTTCACAGACATGAAGAAATCCGGCAGCTTCTGCTCCAATATCCTGACGGACTGACCAGCACCGCCATCAGTGCATCGCTGCGAAATCCGCCGCATCAACGCACGGTGCAGCGCTGGCTGTCCGAACTCGTGGCCTTGGGAGCCGTGACCGTTTCCGGTCGCGCGCGAGCCACCGTCTATCAGCTAGACACTCCCCTCGGCAGCCCGGCAACGCTGTTCGCAGAACCATCGGCATCGTTCGGCGCCCCTGACGGCATTCCCCTGTCGGAGCACGGCAGAGAGATTTGCGCCTATGTCCGACGCCCACGGACGGGCCGAACGCCGACTGGATATGATCGAAGTTTTCTCGGCGATTACGTTCCAAACCTGAGCTGGTATTTGAGCGCGGCCACAAGAAGGCATTTGCGGGTTATCGGCGAGACGGACGCGTTCGGCCGACCGGCCGGCACGCACGGCCGGGCCATTTTGAACCGACTTCTGATTGACTTGTCCTGGGCCTCCAGCCGTCTGGAAGGCAACACCTACTCCCGGCTTGATACGAAAGAGCTGATCGAATTCGGTCGCCATGCGGAAGGCAAGGACGCCCAGGACGCCCAGATGATCCTCAACCACAAGGCGGCCATCGAATTGTTGCTCGATGAAGCCGATGCCGTGGGTTTTGACGCGCAGACCGTGCTCAGCCTGCACGGCCTGCTTTCAGAAAACCTGATGCCTGATCCGGACGCATCCGGACGTTTGCGGTTCAGGCCCGTACAGATCAGCGGATCAGTCTTCATTCCCCTGGCCATGCCGCAGGTCATCGAAGAATGCTTTCACGGCATCCTGGACAAGGCGGCGGCCATTACCGACCCATTCGAGCAGGCATTTTTTGTGCTGGTCCAGCTTCCGTACCTTCAACCTTTCGAAGATGTGAACAAGCGCGTCTCACGACTCGCGGCCAATATTCCGCTGCTCAAAAACAATCTCTCGCCGCTGACATTCATCGATGTTCCGGACCGGACCTATGTCGATGCGATCCTGGGCGTGTACGAAATGAACCGCATCGAATTGCTGCGGGACCTCTTTGTCTGGGCATACGAACGCTCGGCCAAGGAATACGTGGCCGTGCGCAAGAGCTTGGCCGACCCGGACCCTTTGCGTCTGCGTTACAGGCAGGAATTGCGGGAGATTGTCGCTGATATCGTGCGCTCCAGACGACAGGATGTGCTAGAGGCCATGGAGCGGTTTGCGGATGAACGGATTAAAGCCCGGGACCGGGAAGCCTTTGTCGAAATGGTTCAGGACGAATTAAAGCGCCTCCACCCAGGAACGCTGGCCAGATATCGACTCCGGCTTTCCGAATTCGAAGTGTGGCGGGCGGCAAGAAAAGCTCTCATGAGCTGAAGAATGCGTCGTGCATGGAACAGAGCGTGGCGGGCATGAGAGCCCCGCCACGTCAAAAGGAGCCGCCCTCCTGCTCCGGCCATACGCCCTTGTAGCCCCGGCACAGGAAGATGGTGAAGGTCTGGCCGGTGCGTTTGCCGTGGGCGGTGACCACCACCCTTGGTTCATCCACGCTCTCGAACAGGGGGAGCACCCTGTCTGAAACCTTGTCCTTTTCACCCCTGTAGACAAAGACCGCATTTTGCATCCCGCTGTCCGGACCGGGCCACAGATCGTACTGGTTCATCTTGCGCCCTCCGGCCAGGCAGAACGCCCTTTTCTGGCCCGGAACGTAAAAGCCCAGCTCCGCCGTGACTCCGTATTCACTGCCAAAAACAAAGACTGTTTCCTCCCCGCCCAGTTCCTCCCTGGCCTTGGCCACCTGCGCGCCCAAGTCCTGCCAGCCCATGAGACGGTGCACCGGATTCTTGGGGCTGTCGAAGGGGATGAACCCTTGCAGATGCAAGAGGATGAAGACGACCGCGCCCAGGGCGGGCCAGGCGAAGCGCCATTTGGGACGCGGGTCGCGGTGCGTGAAGCGCTCCACGGCCAGGGCCGCGAGCATGATTCCGGCCGGATAGGCAGTGGCCGACCAGTTGGCTTCGACCTTGGTGTGCAGGCTCCAGAACAGGAAGAAGAGCCACACGGGCCAGAAAAAGACGGTCAGAATGATGCCCACGGGCCGGGAGAGCCAGGGAAAGGTGGGTTCGTCGCTGCGTTTTAAAAGCTGCCGGCCGACCAGCCAGGCGCCGATAAACAGGAAGACGAACCACCACGGGGTGACCACGCCGAGCTGACTGCCCAGATATTCGGGAAAGTTCTTCAGTTCGAAAAAGACCTTGGCCTTGTCCCCGGCCATGGCCCCACGATACAGGACGTGCTTGATCCCGACCCAGCCGTTGGTGGCGTTCCAGATCACAATGGGCAACATGCCGGCCAGGCCCCCGATACCCAGAGTTTTCAGGAGCCGGGGCCAGAAAAGCGCGGGCATTTCCTGCTTGCGCCCGATCCAGAACGCGGCCGCCAGCGCCAGAGGAATAAACAGCACCATGGTGTATTTGGCCGTGATCCCGAGCGTGAGAAACAGCCCGAGCATGATGAACGCCGCGAGGTGACCCTTGTCCACGGTTACGCTAAGGCAGATCATGCCCAGGAGCCAGCAGACCAGAAGCGGGTTGTCCGTGGTCATAAGCAGGCCCCCGGCCATGAAGAGCATGGTCGTGTTCAGGACGACGAGGGTCCAGAAGGCGGTGCGGATGCGTTTCAGATAAATGCCGATCCAGCCCAGCACGGCCACCTGCATGATCAGCGCCCCGACCATGGCCCCGGCGCGCACCCCGAGCTCCGTGGCCCCCAGAAAGGCCGTGCCGACATAATTGATGAACGCGATGAGCGGCCCCTTGGAATAATAGGACCACTGCAGGGTCCGGCTCCAGTCCCAGTACTGGGCCTCGTCGGGCGCGAGGTTGAGTTGCCCCGAGACCACGAACCAGTATCTGGCCAGGGTCGCGGCCGTGATCAAAAGAAGACTCAAAGCCCAATACAGGGCGGATTCGTGGCGATCGGTCATATGGTTCCCTCCTTGGCGGGAGCTGCGGCGAGAATATTTTTGATGTCCTGCGCATGACCGGGGTCGATGCGAAACTGGTCCTGCCAGGGCGGCAGGACAAAAAATGAGTGTCCGGGCCAGGAAAGGGCGGCCGCATGCAGAAGAAGCCCTCCGCCATGGCCATAGCGGGGGTCGCCGACAATGGCGTGACCGCAGTCGGCCAAATGGACCCGGATCTGATGGGTGCGCCCCGTGCCGAGCACGACCAGCAGCAGGCTCCGCCCAGCCGTCACAAGCACTGGATGAACATGGGACACAGCCCGCTTGCCCTGCCCGGAAACCACCTGCTCGCCGCTTCCGGTTTGGACCTTGGCCAGCTCCGAAACAACCGTCCGCCAGCCGGCCGCCGCCCATGCCCCTTCCACCCAGCACAGATAGCCCTTGGTCAGCGTGGGCCATGACGCGTGCATCGCACGCAGAAAATCATGGGTCTTGGCGCAGAGCAGGAGCCCGGAAGTGTCGCGGTCCAGGCGATGCACAGGGATGGGCACGAAAGCCTGCCCCGCAAAGCAGGCCTTCAGCCGATCGTGCACGGAGTCGGTCCAGCCCGTGCCGCCATGAACGGGCAATCCGGCGGGCTTGTCGATCACGAGCATCTCGTCGTTCTCGAACACGCCCCGCAGCCCCGGTAGATCGGGCAGGCTCTTTTCCTTGCGTTGCACGGTGACGGGCGGAACGCGCACGGTCTGTCCCGTCAACACGCGATCGAAAGGCTTGCAGCGGCGGCCGTCGATACGCACCTGTCCTGTACGCACCAGGCGCATGAACAGACCCGTCGGAAGCGGCCCCAGCCGGGCCTCCAGAAAGGAGACGAGCTTGCGGCCATTTTCCTCGCGCCCGACTTCCACCACTTGAACCGACGTCCTTTCCGACTGCATGGACCCTCCGCTTTGACAGGCCCTTTCTTGATGGCTACAGGGGCTCTTGTCAAATAAGCCTTTAAACCACCCCTCTATGAAAAATACCACTCGCTCTTTCAGGCTGGTGTGCGCAAAGGACCAGATCCAGGATGTGGAAGCCCTGCTCCAGGCCGAAGGCTTTCGTTTCGAGCCGCAGCCCTGTTTCGACCTGGCGCGGACCCTGACCGCCGAGCCCATGCCGCTGGGGCGAAGCATCGCGGCCAAGTTCGGCTACATTTACATTCAGGATAAATCTTCCATGCTGCCGCCCCTGGCCCTGGCCCCCGCGTCCGGTGACCGGGTGCTGGACGTCTGCGCCAGCCCGGGCAGCAAGACCGGTATCCTCTCCAGTCTGGTCGGGCCCTCGGGACTGGTGCTGGCCAACGAGCCAAGCCCGGACCGCCTGGCCACCCTGCGCGTGAACATGCGCCATCTCGGCTGCTACAACGTGGCCACCTGCAAATATGAAGGCCAGTCCCTGCCCCTTCAAGACGACTCATGGCCGCACATCCTTCTTGACGCGCCCTGCAGCGGCTGGGGCACGGTGGACAAGAACCCCAAGGCCGCCCAGATGTGGGCCGGAGAAAAAACAGCGCCGCTGGAAACCCTGCAGCGGGAACTTTTGACCAAGGCCGCAGGGCTTCTTGCCCCGGGAGGGCGACTCCTTTATTCGACCTGCACCACAAATGTGCGCGAAAACGAGGATCAGGTCCGTTTTGCCATGGATCACCTGGGTCTTGTGCCTGAACCCTTGATGGAATTTCCCGGCTTCAGGTTCGCCCCGTCCCTGCCCGGATGCCTGCTGGTGGATGGAGAAGGCAGCCTGGCGCAAGGATTTTTCCTGGCTGCGCTACGCAAACCGGGTCAGCAGGAAAAGAGCCCGCGCGCGCCAAAAGCCGAGTTGCCCGGCGAGCTTGTTTCACGCGAAGAATTTTCGGCCCGCACCGGACTGGACACGGGCTGGCTCCCGGAGCACTGTTTTTTGCGCGTGGGCGGCCGCATCTATCTTATTTTGGAACAGGCGGCAAAGCTTCCGGCGGAGCTCCGCTGGCAAGGTTTTGCCGTGGGCAAAAGCGCCAGGGATTCCATCCTGGCCGACGCCACGCTGCGCATGTTTGTCCCGCCAAAACCGGACGAAAAAAGCCTAGTTCTTGAGCAGGTGAACACGATCCGTGAACTTCTGTCCGGGCAGAGCCTGTCGTGGTCCGGACCGGGAAAGCGCCTCGCATTCTATTTTTGTGGACTACCCTTGGGTTTTTTGACGATCAAGGGCAATCGTTGCCTGTGGTCGGATCGATAACATAAACAGGAGAGCATCATGATCGGATACCTGCGCAAGGCGGCCCGCCTCTTTCACCCGGGATCCAAACGAACCATCATCCTGCCGCTGGATCATGGACTTTCCGAAGGGAACATCCCCGGTTTGGAAGATCTGGGAAGTCTGCTTCGCGGGGTGCAGCATCTGCCCACCCAAGGCGTGATCCTGCACAAGGGCATGGTCATGGCCCACGCCGGCGAGATCCGCCTGGACCAGTCCCTTATCGTGCATCTCTCCGCCGGCACTCGGCACGGCCTGCCGTCATACAACAAGGCCCTGGTCTGCTCCGTGCAGGAAGCCTTGCGCCTGGGTGCGGACATGGTCTCCATGCACATCAACATCGGCAACGACCTTGAGGACCGCATGCTTTCCGACCTCGGTGCCTGCGTGGAAGAGGCGCATCAGCTCGGCCTGCCGCTCCTGGCAATGATCTACGCCCGTGGCGGACAGATCGTGAACGAAAACGACCCGTCCCTGGTGGCGCACAGTATCCGTATCGGCGCGGAGCTTGGAGCGGACGTGGTCAAGGTGCCCTATTGCGGCAACAACCAGAGCTTCGGCCGGGCCATCGCGTCCTGCCCCGTGCCCGTGGTCATGAGCGGAGGACCGCGCAGCGGCGATTTCAAATCCTTCCTGCGCTCGGTGCGCGAAACCCTGGATGTCGGAGTGGCCGGAATGTGCATCGGACGCAACGTCTTCCAGCAGGAAAACCCTGCCAAGGCCCTGGAAGAAATCTGC
This DNA window, taken from Desulfomicrobium sp. ZS1, encodes the following:
- a CDS encoding homocysteine biosynthesis protein; translation: MSAPFEVHRTIAEINEKIRQGKAVVLNASEMTSLVRKEGKVKAARQVDVVTTGTFSPMCSSGLLFNIGQQPPTIKTSKAWLNGVPCYAGLAAVDSYLGATEPTEEDPLNKVYPGQFKYGGGHVIEDLVKGKRVHLKAEAYGTDCYPRKAIEKNVSLAELRNAILFNPRNCYQNYNCAINRTDKLKYTYMGPLKSNIGNANYATAGELSPLLNDPYFKTIGLGTRIFLGGGVGYVIGEGTQHVPDPQRNERGVPMSASGTLMVKGDLKGMNARYLRGVSIVGYGCSLAVGLGIPIPILNEEMAWFTGVADEDIQVPVVDYGEDYPNGYPSKYGHVSFSDLKKGVITVEGKDVPTTPLTSYTLSLEVAEELKRWIQEGKFLLTEAQEPIPAR
- a CDS encoding Fic family protein codes for the protein MHIPVHRHEEIRQLLLQYPDGLTSTAISASLRNPPHQRTVQRWLSELVALGAVTVSGRARATVYQLDTPLGSPATLFAEPSASFGAPDGIPLSEHGREICAYVRRPRTGRTPTGYDRSFLGDYVPNLSWYLSAATRRHLRVIGETDAFGRPAGTHGRAILNRLLIDLSWASSRLEGNTYSRLDTKELIEFGRHAEGKDAQDAQMILNHKAAIELLLDEADAVGFDAQTVLSLHGLLSENLMPDPDASGRLRFRPVQISGSVFIPLAMPQVIEECFHGILDKAAAITDPFEQAFFVLVQLPYLQPFEDVNKRVSRLAANIPLLKNNLSPLTFIDVPDRTYVDAILGVYEMNRIELLRDLFVWAYERSAKEYVAVRKSLADPDPLRLRYRQELREIVADIVRSRRQDVLEAMERFADERIKARDREAFVEMVQDELKRLHPGTLARYRLRLSEFEVWRAARKALMS
- a CDS encoding sugar phosphate isomerase/epimerase, whose translation is MTFTNLPLRYIEEHPHYLDLFLTRKVNPELGLDALALNTFSPEWHRRTARIFHDAGLTCSVHLPFFDLRPGSLDPMILKASRERLLHAVDTAQVYAPAHFIAHLDYNSVIYSHFKDAWLENSLRTWELVLDQTGNAPLYLENVFESSPDHHVRVLQGLGGKAGACLDVGHWHCFAAGRKRGNLTQWLAALSPFPLHLHLHDNDGESDAHLGLGQGTIPWDQLWAGLAGREISATFEPHTKDAFLVTRNYLRDHDLKL
- a CDS encoding class I fructose-bisphosphate aldolase, translating into MIGYLRKAARLFHPGSKRTIILPLDHGLSEGNIPGLEDLGSLLRGVQHLPTQGVILHKGMVMAHAGEIRLDQSLIVHLSAGTRHGLPSYNKALVCSVQEALRLGADMVSMHINIGNDLEDRMLSDLGACVEEAHQLGLPLLAMIYARGGQIVNENDPSLVAHSIRIGAELGADVVKVPYCGNNQSFGRAIASCPVPVVMSGGPRSGDFKSFLRSVRETLDVGVAGMCIGRNVFQQENPAKALEEICNLVHGKG
- a CDS encoding RsmB/NOP family class I SAM-dependent RNA methyltransferase, which encodes MKNTTRSFRLVCAKDQIQDVEALLQAEGFRFEPQPCFDLARTLTAEPMPLGRSIAAKFGYIYIQDKSSMLPPLALAPASGDRVLDVCASPGSKTGILSSLVGPSGLVLANEPSPDRLATLRVNMRHLGCYNVATCKYEGQSLPLQDDSWPHILLDAPCSGWGTVDKNPKAAQMWAGEKTAPLETLQRELLTKAAGLLAPGGRLLYSTCTTNVRENEDQVRFAMDHLGLVPEPLMEFPGFRFAPSLPGCLLVDGEGSLAQGFFLAALRKPGQQEKSPRAPKAELPGELVSREEFSARTGLDTGWLPEHCFLRVGGRIYLILEQAAKLPAELRWQGFAVGKSARDSILADATLRMFVPPKPDEKSLVLEQVNTIRELLSGQSLSWSGPGKRLAFYFCGLPLGFLTIKGNRCLWSDR
- a CDS encoding DUF362 domain-containing protein produces the protein MAEPVYFWNLRASRKAPYEAKIKRLLKLTGLGAELRSGDLAAVKLHFGEGGGTGHIRPLQLAPLLAFIRKCGAKPFLTDTNTLYVGQRGESVSHSLQAAAHGYDPNVLGAPVIIADGLKSGNERAVPCPGRHFEFAYLSGDIVDADMMVTVSHFKGHDLAGFGGAIKNVGMGCATRKGKMQQHCGLGPAIHPEHCTGCGQCVAVCSHGALTLDLNSKISIDRNKCAGCAACFLVCRSGGLEVDWRVDVNTFLERMAEYAAATLLTRSRRTLHLSFIQQVSPGCDCTGFSDAPICPDLGLLASWNPVALDQACLDMVNQAQPLHPSALPADILAGQDKFGAIHGHVRGDYLLEYAARLGLGSREYTLQPV
- the purB gene encoding adenylosuccinate lyase; its protein translation is MIDRYTRKEMGEIWTLEHKFRVWLEVELAICEGWHAMGVIPAADMAPIREKADFELDRILELEETTKHDVIAFLTAVEEKVGPSARYIHLGCTSSDIVDTANAVLLTRAGRIILADLDRLLGTLETMAKTHQGRLCMGRTHGIHAEPTSFGLKMAVFHAEFQRHRQRWVDALENIRFGKISGAVGTYAQLEPELEERALTILGLEVDPISTQVIQRDRYAQYFTTLALIAGGIERICVELRHLQRTEVLEVEEGFGKGQKGSSAMPHKKNPISAENLTGLSRLVRTNAVAAMENMALWHERDISHSSVERVIMPDSTIMVNYMLNRLNGLLANLRIIPENMERNLMGSYGLFFSQRVLIALVEAGLDRQKAYVMVQAVAMDCWRDRTSFEAAVRGDAGITAHLSPARLDQAFDLNYYLRHEQTVLDRVFAQGKKND
- a CDS encoding zinc ribbon domain-containing protein: MPIYEYCCEDCHQIFEEWQKDFKDREKVCPVCGGTSQRLISNTSFVLKGGGWYASGYSKESGGNGKKKDTSSTPAPDTTSSAT
- a CDS encoding RluA family pseudouridine synthase encodes the protein MQSERTSVQVVEVGREENGRKLVSFLEARLGPLPTGLFMRLVRTGQVRIDGRRCKPFDRVLTGQTVRVPPVTVQRKEKSLPDLPGLRGVFENDEMLVIDKPAGLPVHGGTGWTDSVHDRLKACFAGQAFVPIPVHRLDRDTSGLLLCAKTHDFLRAMHASWPTLTKGYLCWVEGAWAAAGWRTVVSELAKVQTGSGEQVVSGQGKRAVSHVHPVLVTAGRSLLLVVLGTGRTHQIRVHLADCGHAIVGDPRYGHGGGLLLHAAALSWPGHSFFVLPPWQDQFRIDPGHAQDIKNILAAAPAKEGTI
- a CDS encoding glycosyltransferase family 39 protein, translating into MTDRHESALYWALSLLLITAATLARYWFVVSGQLNLAPDEAQYWDWSRTLQWSYYSKGPLIAFINYVGTAFLGATELGVRAGAMVGALIMQVAVLGWIGIYLKRIRTAFWTLVVLNTTMLFMAGGLLMTTDNPLLVCWLLGMICLSVTVDKGHLAAFIMLGLFLTLGITAKYTMVLFIPLALAAAFWIGRKQEMPALFWPRLLKTLGIGGLAGMLPIVIWNATNGWVGIKHVLYRGAMAGDKAKVFFELKNFPEYLGSQLGVVTPWWFVFLFIGAWLVGRQLLKRSDEPTFPWLSRPVGIILTVFFWPVWLFFLFWSLHTKVEANWSATAYPAGIMLAALAVERFTHRDPRPKWRFAWPALGAVVFILLHLQGFIPFDSPKNPVHRLMGWQDLGAQVAKAREELGGEETVFVFGSEYGVTAELGFYVPGQKRAFCLAGGRKMNQYDLWPGPDSGMQNAVFVYRGEKDKVSDRVLPLFESVDEPRVVVTAHGKRTGQTFTIFLCRGYKGVWPEQEGGSF
- the pyrE gene encoding orotate phosphoribosyltransferase produces the protein MIDLKRRLARLLIEKSYLEGDFTLTSGKKSDYYFDCKHTALHPEGAWLIGKLFLDMIRAKGGVTGVGGMTLGADPLVSSVTVVSHLEGYPLPGFIIRKQSKGHGTNQYLEGLKNFEPGQSVCLLEDVITTGGTLLTAVERVRDQGLNIACIMGVLDREQGGRENLEKAGFDLQTIFTRKELLETAKN